From Borrelia sp. RT5S, the proteins below share one genomic window:
- the rpsI gene encoding 30S ribosomal protein S9 encodes MTKVDAKGINLAMGTGRRKTSVARVYIREGKGEVRINGRGLEAYVQLENLRTLALAPLVLTNTLGRYDVYVNICGGGIAGQAGAIRHGIARALFALDEEHRIVLKSNGFLTRDSRKVERKKFGRKKARKSFQFSKR; translated from the coding sequence ATGACAAAGGTGGATGCTAAGGGCATTAATTTGGCGATGGGTACGGGAAGGCGTAAGACTTCTGTTGCTAGGGTTTATATTAGAGAGGGTAAAGGCGAGGTTAGGATTAATGGAAGGGGTTTGGAGGCTTATGTGCAACTTGAAAATCTGAGGACCCTTGCTTTAGCTCCGTTGGTTTTAACGAATACTCTTGGGAGATATGATGTTTATGTGAATATTTGTGGCGGGGGCATTGCGGGGCAGGCGGGTGCTATTAGGCATGGGATTGCGAGAGCTCTTTTTGCACTTGATGAGGAGCACAGGATAGTTCTTAAATCTAATGGGTTTTTAACTAGGGATTCAAGAAAAGTTGAACGTAAGAAGTTCGGGCGAAAGAAAGCTAGGAAGAGTTTCCAATTTTCAAAAAGATAA
- the rplM gene encoding 50S ribosomal protein L13 — translation MNRITENKTIWVKPKFVEKKWCVIDATGKVLGRVATEAVRILRGKHKAYYAPHQDLGDNVIIVNASKIRLTGRKYTQKIYYRHSRYPGGLYSDTFRTLVERKPTAPLEIAIKGMLPKGPLGRDLFRNLRVFAGSEHNLKAQNPCKLELD, via the coding sequence ATGAATAGGATAACTGAGAACAAGACAATATGGGTTAAGCCAAAGTTTGTGGAGAAGAAGTGGTGTGTCATTGATGCTACTGGGAAGGTGCTTGGTAGGGTTGCTACGGAAGCGGTTAGGATTTTGCGGGGAAAACATAAGGCTTATTATGCTCCCCATCAGGATTTGGGTGATAATGTTATAATTGTTAACGCTTCAAAGATTAGACTTACGGGTAGGAAGTATACTCAGAAAATTTATTATAGACATTCAAGGTACCCGGGGGGCCTTTATTCTGATACTTTTAGAACATTGGTTGAGAGGAAGCCAACGGCTCCTCTTGAAATAGCTATTAAGGGTATGTTACCGAAGGGTCCTTTGGGGCGTGATCTTTTTAGAAATCTTAGAGTTTTTGCTGGGTCTGAGCATAATCTTAAGGCGCAGAACCCTTGTAAATTAGAATTGGATTAA
- the eno gene encoding phosphopyruvate hydratase has translation MGFHIYEIKARQIIDSRGNPTVEADVILEDGSFGRAAVPSGASTGINEAVEIRDGNKSVYMGKGVLKAVENIINIISPELEGMNALNQVEIDRKMIELDGTPTKSKLGANAILAVSMATARAAAAYVGLKVYQYLGAYKANVLPTPMCNIINGGAHSDNSVDFQEFMIMPVGAKTFSDAIRMAAEVFHTLKGILSKKGYATSVGDEGGFAPNLKSNEEACEVIMEAIKGAGYEPGKEIAIALDPATSELYDSKTKKYVLRWSTKEELSSEEMVEYWAKWTEKYPIISIEDGMAEEDWDGWKKLTDKIGDKVQLVGDDLFVTNTSFLKKGIEMKVANSILIKVNQIGTLTETFEAVEMAKKAGYTAIVSHRSGETEDTTIADLVVALGTGQIKTGSLSRTDRIAKYNQLLRIEEELGSTAEYHGKDVFYSIRKK, from the coding sequence ATGGGCTTTCATATTTACGAAATAAAAGCTAGGCAAATAATTGATTCTAGAGGAAATCCGACAGTCGAAGCAGATGTAATACTTGAGGATGGTTCTTTTGGTAGAGCGGCTGTTCCTTCAGGTGCCTCGACGGGTATAAATGAAGCTGTTGAAATAAGAGATGGCAATAAATCTGTTTACATGGGGAAAGGAGTACTAAAGGCAGTTGAAAACATAATAAATATCATCTCTCCAGAACTTGAAGGAATGAATGCTTTAAATCAAGTTGAAATTGACAGAAAAATGATCGAGCTTGACGGTACACCTACTAAATCAAAACTTGGGGCTAACGCTATCCTTGCGGTTTCAATGGCTACGGCTAGAGCGGCCGCTGCTTATGTTGGACTTAAAGTTTATCAATACCTTGGTGCCTATAAGGCCAATGTTTTACCCACACCCATGTGTAATATTATAAATGGCGGTGCTCATTCTGACAATTCTGTTGATTTTCAAGAGTTTATGATAATGCCTGTTGGCGCAAAGACTTTTAGTGATGCAATAAGAATGGCAGCTGAAGTTTTTCACACCCTTAAGGGAATTTTAAGCAAAAAAGGCTATGCAACCTCTGTTGGAGATGAGGGTGGTTTTGCTCCAAATTTAAAATCAAATGAAGAAGCTTGTGAAGTTATCATGGAAGCTATCAAGGGAGCAGGATATGAACCTGGCAAAGAGATAGCAATTGCTCTTGATCCCGCAACATCTGAGCTTTATGATTCAAAAACAAAAAAATACGTACTCAGGTGGTCAACTAAAGAGGAACTCTCTTCTGAGGAAATGGTTGAATATTGGGCAAAATGGACAGAAAAATATCCTATTATATCAATTGAAGATGGAATGGCTGAAGAAGATTGGGATGGGTGGAAAAAACTCACAGATAAGATAGGAGATAAAGTTCAACTTGTTGGAGACGATTTATTTGTGACAAATACATCATTCCTTAAAAAAGGAATTGAAATGAAAGTTGCAAACTCAATTCTTATTAAAGTAAATCAAATTGGAACGTTAACCGAGACTTTTGAAGCTGTGGAAATGGCAAAAAAGGCAGGATATACTGCAATAGTCTCACACCGTTCAGGCGAAACTGAAGATACAACAATCGCTGATCTTGTTGTTGCACTCGGGACAGGGCAAATAAAGACAGGCTCCTTGTCAAGGACAGATAGAATAGCCAAATACAATCAACTTTTAAGAATAGAAGAAGAGCTAGGAAGCACCGCTGAATACCACGGTAAAGATGTTTTTTATTCTATTAGGAAAAAATAG
- a CDS encoding ABC transporter permease — MLKFTIQKLLETVPTLIAITFLCFLIMRLAPGNPFDSEKPIDPQVKERLMQKYHLDKPFYVQAYYYITNVLRGDFGPSLKKKDLTVNQYIKLGMPKSFTIGIITLILSLSLGILLGTIAAIKKNTRIDYAIRMIAIFGISVPTFVVGPILQYFLSVKLGLFYTSGWITERGGLANLVMPILTLALPYTAIFTRILRGSMLEILKSDFVRTARAKGLSFNVIIRKHVLIGAMLPLVSYMGPIFAGIISGGMVVEQIFRVAGMGVVTVESSLNRDYPLLMGSVLVYSTILLISILVSDIAYKRLDPRV; from the coding sequence ATGCTAAAGTTTACCATACAGAAATTGTTGGAAACAGTTCCGACTCTAATAGCAATAACTTTTTTATGCTTCCTAATAATGAGACTTGCTCCTGGGAATCCGTTTGATTCTGAAAAACCTATCGATCCTCAGGTAAAAGAAAGGCTAATGCAAAAATATCACCTTGACAAACCTTTTTATGTCCAAGCTTACTACTACATCACAAATGTTTTAAGAGGTGACTTTGGACCATCATTGAAAAAGAAAGACTTAACTGTAAATCAGTATATAAAGTTGGGCATGCCCAAGTCGTTTACGATTGGGATAATAACTTTAATACTATCTCTCTCTCTTGGCATTTTACTGGGAACAATAGCAGCTATTAAAAAAAATACTCGTATCGATTATGCAATAAGAATGATAGCAATATTTGGGATTTCTGTCCCTACTTTTGTAGTTGGTCCCATTTTACAGTATTTTTTGTCGGTAAAATTGGGGTTATTTTATACTTCTGGGTGGATTACAGAACGGGGAGGGCTTGCTAATTTGGTTATGCCTATATTAACGCTCGCTCTGCCGTATACAGCTATCTTTACAAGAATACTTAGAGGATCCATGTTAGAAATATTAAAGAGCGATTTTGTAAGAACAGCTAGAGCTAAGGGGTTAAGTTTTAATGTAATAATCAGAAAACATGTATTAATAGGAGCAATGCTTCCTCTGGTAAGTTACATGGGCCCTATATTTGCTGGAATAATTTCTGGAGGCATGGTTGTTGAACAAATATTTAGAGTTGCTGGAATGGGCGTGGTTACAGTAGAATCATCTCTGAATAGAGATTATCCATTACTAATGGGTTCAGTTCTGGTTTATTCAACCATACTACTTATCTCCATTTTAGTATCAGACATTGCTTATAAAAGGCTTGATCCGAGGGTTTAG
- a CDS encoding ABC transporter ATP-binding protein produces MNDEKDVILKVDNLVQTFTIGEDFLFWRNKRKINAVNGISFGVERNKTLGLVGESGCGKSTTLRSIMQLYTPTAGSIYFNGKDITKLPKRELLKTKKDMQMVFQDPHTSLNPRMTIREIIAEPLVIYNENRILPKTRQEIDKRVDELMDITELEKSMLSRYPHEFSGGQRQRIGIARALALNPKLLLLDEAVSALDVSIRAQILNLLKTLQKELNLSYLFISHDLAVVKYMSDKIAVMYLGVILEVAPRDILFSNPIHPYTKTLIASIPEIDPEKRKNKTIKLDEPSLTSIRNTSPTKENLVLKEVEKGHFVSRYLFDEMNSLLNK; encoded by the coding sequence ATGAACGATGAAAAAGATGTAATTCTTAAGGTAGACAATCTAGTACAGACATTTACGATTGGAGAAGACTTTCTGTTTTGGAGAAACAAACGCAAGATAAACGCTGTAAATGGAATTAGTTTTGGGGTTGAACGCAATAAAACATTGGGACTTGTTGGAGAATCTGGGTGTGGCAAATCAACAACTCTGAGATCAATAATGCAACTCTACACACCTACAGCTGGAAGCATATATTTTAATGGAAAGGATATTACAAAACTTCCAAAAAGAGAACTCTTGAAAACTAAAAAAGACATGCAAATGGTTTTTCAAGACCCACACACATCCCTTAATCCAAGAATGACAATAAGAGAAATAATAGCAGAACCGTTGGTTATATATAATGAAAATAGGATTCTTCCAAAAACAAGACAAGAAATAGACAAGAGAGTGGACGAACTAATGGATATTACTGAGCTTGAAAAAAGTATGTTATCTAGATATCCACACGAGTTTTCAGGTGGACAAAGACAGAGGATAGGTATAGCAAGAGCGCTTGCTTTAAATCCTAAGCTTTTACTTCTAGATGAAGCTGTGTCAGCTTTGGATGTATCGATAAGAGCTCAAATTCTGAATTTACTCAAAACTTTACAAAAGGAGTTAAATCTATCTTATCTCTTTATCTCCCATGACTTGGCTGTGGTTAAATATATGAGTGACAAAATTGCTGTAATGTATTTGGGAGTCATTTTAGAGGTTGCACCTAGAGATATTTTATTTTCAAATCCTATCCACCCATACACCAAAACTTTAATAGCGTCTATTCCTGAAATCGACCCTGAAAAAAGAAAAAACAAAACTATAAAACTTGATGAGCCGTCTCTAACGAGCATACGAAATACGAGTCCTACGAAAGAAAACTTAGTGCTTAAAGAAGTGGAAAAAGGTCATTTTGTATCTAGATATCTCTTTGATGAAATGAATAGCCTATTAAATAAATGA
- a CDS encoding ABC transporter ATP-binding protein codes for MKEDYILDIKNLAIEFKLKHTTIYPVNGINLKVKRGEIRAIVGESGSGKSVTSMAILKLLPEMTTVYKEGEILFEGQDLLKLGEKELQGIRGNKIAMIFQDPMTSLNPYLRISTQIEETIMLHQKLDKHTAKKKAIEMLKTVGVVNAEERIEHYPHQFSGGMRQRVMIAMALSCHPSLLIADEPTTALDVTIQEQILLLIKSLSKKFNTSTILITHDLAVVAEICDTVSVMYRGEFVEEGTVEKIFKNPRHPYTIGLLKSILTLDQDPNEKLYSIKENSTATTISDIEEL; via the coding sequence ATGAAAGAAGACTATATACTGGACATCAAAAATTTAGCAATTGAGTTTAAGCTGAAGCACACAACAATATACCCTGTAAACGGCATAAACTTAAAGGTTAAAAGAGGAGAAATTAGAGCCATTGTTGGGGAATCTGGCAGCGGAAAGTCTGTTACAAGCATGGCTATTTTAAAGCTGCTACCTGAAATGACAACAGTATACAAAGAAGGCGAAATACTATTTGAAGGACAAGATTTGCTTAAGCTTGGTGAAAAAGAACTCCAAGGTATTAGAGGCAACAAAATAGCCATGATATTTCAAGATCCAATGACTTCTCTAAACCCGTATTTAAGAATATCTACACAAATTGAAGAAACAATAATGTTGCACCAAAAACTAGACAAACATACAGCAAAGAAAAAAGCAATAGAAATGCTGAAGACTGTTGGTGTTGTGAATGCAGAAGAGAGAATAGAGCATTACCCACATCAATTCTCAGGAGGAATGAGACAGAGAGTTATGATTGCGATGGCTTTAAGTTGTCATCCATCTTTATTAATAGCAGATGAACCCACTACAGCTCTTGATGTCACTATCCAAGAACAAATACTATTGCTTATTAAAAGTTTATCTAAAAAATTCAATACTTCAACAATACTAATAACTCATGACTTAGCAGTAGTTGCAGAAATTTGCGATACGGTATCTGTGATGTATCGGGGTGAATTTGTGGAAGAAGGGACAGTAGAAAAAATATTTAAAAACCCTCGGCATCCGTATACAATCGGGCTCTTAAAGTCGATACTCACTCTGGATCAAGACCCGAATGAAAAACTTTACTCAATTAAGGAAAACTCTACTGCAACGACTATAAGTGACATCGAGGAGCTTTAA
- the gatB gene encoding Asp-tRNA(Asn)/Glu-tRNA(Gln) amidotransferase subunit GatB has product MVYRLLIGLEVHVQLGLKTKAFCGCRNDFGGIPNSRTCPTCLGLPGALPTVNKELISSAVLAGHATGSRIKNIVKFDRKHYSYPDLPKGYQISQNDEPICENGFIFIEDSSGLKKIKIDRIHMEEDSGKSLHLLESDSRSYLDFNRSGAPLLEIVSAPDINSRDEAVAYLNSLREIFRYLDLSDCNMENGSFRCDVNINLLIDEGGIEYRTPIAEIKNLNSFKSVRLAIDYEEKRQKEEWILNKKTLKDEGKHTRGFDDKRGITVLQRSKETMEDYRYIKDPDLPLIRLGDDYIESIKISRMVELPFDARIRLRKEYGLSDFDVITLTSDKNLVKYFEDAALGVSDPKRVANWILSEVLSALNEREINILQFSVPPSYIGELVELIVSKRVSGRIAKEVFVEMLATNASPSLIVSEKNLEQISDKPLIESVVIEVLNENVKSIELYRKGKSHALKFMMGQIMKKTSGKVDPVLANEILMDKLKDV; this is encoded by the coding sequence ATGGTATATAGATTGCTTATTGGGCTAGAAGTTCATGTGCAGTTGGGGCTTAAAACGAAAGCTTTTTGCGGGTGTAGGAATGATTTTGGTGGAATTCCGAATTCTCGCACCTGTCCGACGTGTCTTGGGCTACCTGGGGCGTTACCTACGGTTAATAAGGAGCTAATTAGTAGTGCAGTTTTGGCTGGGCATGCTACAGGCTCTAGAATCAAAAATATTGTCAAGTTTGATAGGAAGCATTATTCTTACCCTGATTTACCCAAGGGATATCAAATATCTCAAAATGACGAGCCCATTTGTGAGAATGGATTTATTTTTATTGAAGATTCTTCAGGTTTGAAAAAAATTAAGATCGATAGAATACATATGGAAGAAGATTCTGGGAAGAGTTTACATTTGCTTGAAAGTGATAGTAGGAGTTATCTTGATTTTAATCGTTCAGGTGCTCCTTTGTTAGAAATTGTCTCTGCTCCAGATATTAACAGCAGAGATGAGGCTGTAGCTTATTTAAATTCTTTAAGGGAGATTTTTAGATATCTTGATCTATCCGATTGTAATATGGAGAATGGCTCTTTTCGTTGTGATGTTAATATTAATTTACTCATCGATGAAGGTGGTATTGAATATAGAACTCCAATAGCTGAGATAAAAAATTTAAATTCTTTCAAGTCGGTAAGATTGGCGATTGATTATGAAGAGAAGAGGCAAAAAGAGGAATGGATTTTAAATAAGAAGACCCTTAAGGATGAGGGTAAGCATACAAGAGGGTTTGACGATAAGAGAGGTATTACAGTACTTCAGAGAAGCAAAGAGACAATGGAGGACTATAGATATATTAAGGATCCTGATTTGCCTTTAATTAGACTAGGTGATGATTATATTGAAAGCATAAAGATTAGTAGAATGGTTGAGTTACCCTTTGATGCAAGAATTAGATTGAGGAAGGAGTATGGTCTGAGTGATTTTGATGTTATTACCTTAACTTCTGATAAGAATTTAGTTAAATATTTTGAAGATGCTGCTTTGGGCGTAAGCGATCCTAAAAGGGTGGCTAATTGGATATTGTCTGAGGTATTGAGTGCGCTTAATGAGAGAGAAATCAATATACTTCAGTTCAGTGTGCCCCCGTCATATATTGGAGAACTTGTTGAACTTATCGTTAGTAAGAGGGTAAGCGGGAGGATTGCTAAGGAAGTTTTTGTTGAAATGCTTGCTACTAATGCTTCTCCTTCTTTAATTGTTAGTGAAAAAAATTTAGAACAGATAAGTGATAAACCTTTGATTGAATCGGTTGTGATTGAAGTTTTAAATGAGAATGTTAAGTCAATTGAGCTTTATAGAAAGGGCAAGAGCCATGCGTTGAAATTTATGATGGGACAAATTATGAAGAAAACTTCTGGAAAGGTTGATCCCGTGCTTGCAAATGAAATTTTAATGGATAAATTAAAGGATGTGTAG
- a CDS encoding peptide ABC transporter substrate-binding protein: MKIKQYIFMTLFVISILSCAKEDSKEIISFKISLGGEPRSIDPQISEDAMGAAVIGQMFKGVVDIDAQTGGYKPGLAHSWDISSDGLTYTFYLREGLIWSDGVPITAEGIRKSYIRILNKDTASQYVGMVKSVIKNAQEYFDGLVLDSEVGVKALNDTTLEITLANPRPYFLDMLAHHTYMPVPVHVIEKHGNKWTDPENMVVSGPFKLKEKLVNDKIVIAKNDKYYNASNVEIDEVVFYTINNSTTSYRMYENDELDALTTPTIPSNLIKEIKLRNDYYTSAVNGLYYFSFNTTIKPLDNPKVREALTLAIDRETLTEKVMENSSIPTRGISPNFKNYSYGKELTLFDPQRAKQLLAEAGFPEGKGFPTLKLKYNTNENHKKICEFIQNQWAMILNVNVTLENEEWTTYLASRQNGNYEIARGGWLGDYSDPMAFLGLFQKEFTHFTSYKYFNEEYENLINKSNLEQDPIKRQDILRKAEEIIVEQDFPVAPLYIYAGNYLFNNDKWTGWAPNILERFDFSELRRIK, encoded by the coding sequence ATGAAGATAAAGCAGTACATATTTATGACGCTTTTCGTAATATCAATCCTGTCTTGCGCTAAAGAAGATAGCAAGGAAATTATATCTTTTAAAATCAGCTTAGGGGGAGAACCCAGATCAATAGATCCTCAAATCTCTGAAGATGCAATGGGAGCAGCTGTAATTGGACAAATGTTTAAGGGAGTCGTAGATATTGATGCACAAACTGGAGGGTACAAACCAGGACTTGCTCACTCTTGGGACATATCTAGTGATGGGCTTACCTACACATTTTATTTAAGAGAAGGTCTTATTTGGAGTGACGGTGTACCTATTACCGCTGAGGGTATTAGAAAGTCATACATCAGAATCCTTAACAAGGATACTGCTTCTCAATATGTTGGCATGGTTAAATCAGTAATAAAAAATGCTCAGGAATACTTCGATGGTCTTGTACTTGACTCTGAGGTAGGGGTTAAGGCTTTAAACGACACTACCCTTGAGATAACTCTTGCTAATCCTAGACCCTACTTCCTTGATATGCTAGCACACCACACATACATGCCTGTGCCAGTTCATGTTATTGAAAAACATGGTAATAAGTGGACTGATCCTGAAAACATGGTGGTAAGTGGGCCCTTTAAACTGAAGGAAAAACTCGTAAATGACAAAATAGTTATTGCAAAAAATGATAAATACTACAATGCTAGCAATGTTGAGATTGATGAAGTCGTATTTTATACAATAAACAACAGTACGACTTCATACAGAATGTATGAAAATGACGAACTCGATGCCCTCACAACTCCAACCATTCCGTCTAACTTAATAAAAGAAATAAAACTCAGAAATGACTATTATACTTCAGCTGTAAATGGGCTTTACTATTTTTCTTTCAATACTACTATTAAACCTCTTGATAATCCAAAGGTTAGAGAGGCATTAACTCTTGCTATTGATAGGGAAACCTTAACAGAAAAAGTGATGGAGAATAGCTCTATTCCCACAAGGGGAATTAGTCCAAATTTTAAAAACTATTCTTATGGCAAGGAACTTACACTATTTGACCCACAAAGAGCAAAGCAACTCCTGGCTGAGGCTGGCTTCCCTGAGGGTAAGGGCTTCCCTACTCTTAAATTAAAGTACAATACAAATGAGAACCATAAAAAAATTTGCGAATTTATTCAAAACCAATGGGCAATGATTTTAAACGTAAATGTCACACTTGAGAATGAGGAATGGACAACCTATTTAGCAAGTAGACAAAACGGGAATTACGAAATAGCAAGAGGAGGATGGTTGGGCGACTATTCAGATCCAATGGCTTTCCTAGGCTTGTTTCAAAAGGAATTCACACACTTTACTTCCTATAAATACTTCAACGAAGAATATGAGAATCTTATTAATAAATCTAACCTTGAGCAAGATCCTATTAAGCGTCAAGATATCTTAAGAAAGGCTGAGGAAATAATTGTAGAGCAGGACTTCCCTGTTGCTCCCCTATATATATATGCAGGCAATTATCTCTTCAACAACGACAAATGGACCGGTTGGGCCCCTAACATTCTTGAAAGATTTGATTTCTCTGAACTTAGAAGAATAAAATAG
- a CDS encoding ABC transporter permease: MSNYEQKKNNSFESHTSTRRAWLRFKENRLAFISIFVIGFYIIIAILQPILPIYKYYTQVVEHADLPPSLRNAGELWYEKELNFIKRLSGKEKRDLNEEEKAKLEEIKRRIKTEVQKIDGRDVRIHERIYLLGTDSLGRDLLARIIQGSQISISVGFIGAFISMIIGTVVGAIAGFFGGIPDRIITKTIEILYVLPSLLVIITLMTVMERNIMGLFVAISIISWLSLARIVRGQIQSLSKSEFIQVARTLGATNKRMIFNHLIPNSLGMIAIITTMNVPSFIMIESFLSFLGLGISAPMTSWGELVKNGIPTFIEYPWKIFIPATVMTIFLLFMNFLGDGLRDAFDPKDNL, translated from the coding sequence ATGAGCAACTATGAACAAAAAAAAAACAACTCATTTGAATCTCATACGTCTACTAGAAGGGCTTGGTTAAGGTTTAAAGAAAATAGGCTTGCGTTTATAAGTATATTTGTTATTGGGTTTTATATAATCATTGCAATACTTCAGCCAATCTTGCCAATATATAAATACTATACTCAAGTAGTTGAACATGCTGACTTACCTCCTTCTCTGAGAAACGCCGGGGAACTTTGGTACGAGAAGGAACTTAATTTCATAAAAAGATTGTCTGGCAAAGAGAAAAGAGACCTTAATGAAGAAGAAAAAGCAAAATTAGAAGAAATAAAGAGAAGAATAAAAACAGAAGTCCAAAAAATTGATGGTAGGGATGTTAGGATACACGAAAGAATATACTTACTGGGGACAGACAGCCTTGGGAGAGATCTGCTTGCAAGGATAATACAGGGAAGCCAAATATCAATATCTGTAGGGTTTATTGGCGCGTTCATCTCGATGATAATAGGAACTGTAGTAGGGGCAATAGCAGGTTTTTTTGGCGGAATTCCAGATAGAATAATAACTAAAACTATAGAAATACTTTACGTCTTGCCTTCCTTACTTGTCATAATAACATTGATGACTGTTATGGAGAGGAATATAATGGGATTGTTTGTTGCAATTAGCATTATTTCATGGCTGTCACTCGCTAGGATAGTTAGAGGACAAATACAATCGCTTTCAAAATCTGAATTTATACAAGTAGCTAGGACCCTGGGTGCAACGAATAAAAGAATGATATTTAACCATTTAATTCCCAATAGCCTTGGCATGATAGCAATAATTACAACAATGAATGTTCCATCTTTTATTATGATTGAATCATTTTTGTCGTTTCTAGGCCTTGGAATATCAGCCCCTATGACCAGTTGGGGCGAGTTAGTAAAAAATGGAATTCCTACATTTATTGAATATCCATGGAAAATTTTTATTCCAGCAACAGTCATGACAATATTCTTGTTATTCATGAATTTTTTAGGAGACGGATTAAGAGATGCATTCGATCCAAAGGACAACCTCTAG